One genomic window of Chloracidobacterium sp. includes the following:
- the rplA gene encoding 50S ribosomal protein L1 has protein sequence MGRMGKKYRAALAQIEPSRLYTLADAVPLIKRIAYAKFDETVEVTMVLGVDPRKADQMVRGTVVLPHGLGKTKRVAVIASGEKQAEARDAGADAVGGEDFVDRIKNGWMEFDVLIATPDMMKSVGTLGKLLGPRGLMPNPKTGTVTFDVSKAVQEVKAGKVEFRVDKTGVIHVPVGRVSFPAEKLIENIRTLIEAVLRAKPTSTKGRYVRAAYCGSTMGPAVPLAPTEYQS, from the coding sequence ATGGGACGCATGGGGAAAAAATACCGCGCCGCCTTGGCGCAGATTGAACCAAGTCGGCTCTACACGCTAGCCGACGCCGTACCGCTCATTAAGCGTATAGCCTACGCAAAGTTTGATGAAACAGTAGAAGTCACCATGGTGCTTGGCGTTGATCCGCGCAAGGCGGATCAAATGGTGCGGGGGACGGTAGTGCTGCCCCATGGTCTCGGCAAAACCAAGCGGGTGGCGGTCATTGCTTCCGGTGAAAAGCAGGCTGAGGCGCGCGACGCTGGCGCCGACGCCGTAGGCGGCGAAGATTTCGTGGACCGCATCAAGAATGGTTGGATGGAGTTTGATGTCCTGATCGCTACGCCGGACATGATGAAATCCGTTGGAACATTGGGCAAGCTGCTGGGCCCACGCGGTTTGATGCCAAACCCCAAGACTGGGACGGTGACGTTTGATGTCAGTAAGGCTGTCCAAGAAGTCAAGGCTGGCAAGGTTGAGTTTCGCGTAGACAAAACCGGTGTCATTCATGTTCCAGTCGGGCGGGTATCGTTTCCGGCGGAAAAACTCATTGAAAACATTCGCACTTTGATTGAGGCGGTACTGCGTGCTAAGCCGACCTCCACCAAAGGGCGGTACGTCCGGGCCGCCTACTGTGGTTCAACAATGGGGCCGGCTGTACCACTAGCGCCGACCGAATACCAGAGCTGA
- the rplJ gene encoding 50S ribosomal protein L10, which translates to MTRQRKGAEIEKLAAAFQATRHAFLVGFQGMTVQSDTALRNELRRAGVRYQVVKNTLARRAAKGTVLERIHEQFTGPTAVALAPEDPVTAAKTLLKLFKEYQQFTFKAAVVDGSPVGEKDLEALANMPSREELLGRIMFLINSGAQRIAAATSGVARNLAVVLAQVRDQKSQ; encoded by the coding sequence ATGACGCGACAGAGAAAAGGGGCGGAAATCGAGAAACTGGCGGCGGCGTTTCAGGCGACGCGCCACGCCTTTCTTGTTGGTTTCCAAGGGATGACCGTGCAATCAGACACGGCGCTGCGCAATGAGCTGCGCCGCGCCGGCGTCCGCTACCAGGTCGTCAAAAACACGCTGGCTCGCCGAGCCGCCAAGGGGACTGTCCTCGAACGGATTCATGAGCAGTTCACCGGACCAACCGCCGTAGCGCTGGCGCCGGAAGACCCAGTCACGGCGGCCAAGACGCTGCTCAAACTCTTCAAGGAATACCAACAGTTCACCTTCAAAGCGGCGGTGGTGGACGGCAGCCCCGTCGGCGAAAAAGATTTGGAGGCGCTGGCCAATATGCCGTCCCGTGAGGAGCTGCTGGGACGCATCATGTTCCTTATCAACTCCGGGGCGCAGCGCATCGCGGCGGCGACCAGCGGCGTGGCGCGCAATCTAGCGGTGGTTCTTGCGCAAGTGCGCGATCAAAAATCTCAATAA
- the rplL gene encoding 50S ribosomal protein L7/L12 codes for MSEKLTAIVDQIGSLTLLEAAELVKLMEARFGVSAAAAAVAVPAVAGAAAAGAPAAPAEEVKDEFDVILTAAGTNKINVIKVVREITSLGLKEAKDLVDGAPKPVKTGIPKAEAEAIKAKLTEAGASVEIK; via the coding sequence ATGTCGGAGAAGTTGACGGCTATTGTCGATCAAATCGGCTCACTAACCCTACTAGAAGCTGCCGAACTCGTTAAGCTGATGGAAGCCAGGTTCGGCGTTTCGGCGGCGGCTGCCGCTGTCGCCGTTCCTGCTGTGGCGGGTGCAGCGGCTGCCGGCGCGCCGGCCGCGCCAGCCGAAGAAGTCAAGGATGAGTTTGATGTCATTCTCACAGCGGCCGGTACCAATAAGATCAACGTTATCAAGGTGGTTCGCGAAATCACCTCGCTGGGCCTGAAGGAAGCAAAAGATTTGGTGGACGGCGCACCGAAGCCAGTCAAGACAGGCATCCCAAAGGCCGAAGCCGAAGCTATCAAGGCCAAGCTGACGGAAGCGGGAGCGTCCGTCGAGATCAAGTAG